tcaaatataaactctCTTGTTTGGCATTAAATCCCTTTACAATCTGTCCCCATCTTTAGAAACATATTATGCATGACTTCCCATCATAGACTCTAGGCTACATTGTATAGTTACATTCCTGCTATTCTACCTAGTCTATTTTCCAACTCATATCATTGTATAGATTGTTACCTTAGACTCCAGTGGATTCTCATCTaaactttacattttaaaatcaaatttctttCAAACATCAGCTCAACTACCACCTTTCACATACTATCTATCCAGATGACATCTAACAGATGCTGGATCTTCCCTCCTTAATTACCTAAcatttgtatgtttgtttttggtttctctatgcattttgtttcctttgatagaatttactcttcttgagggtaaggacttttatccttttgtctttgtatacccagtACCTAGTACAAAGTCTGTCATACAATGACCTAAtactttcttcttatttcttgATTGAATCATTCAAGTAGGCTAGGCAAAAGTCAAGTTCCAAAGAGTCTGAGTCCTAAAATTCTCATCCTCTCCCTAACCAGACATACCTGAGGAACAAGATAGGAAGCCCTTTCCCTAATTTCCCTTTATACTTACCTAGTACAAACAGCATCAATATTAGAAATACTAAATATGGCACGAACCAAAGTGGAATGTAGATCCAAATGGTTTTTGGTAACAACATATTTGATTCAAATTTTCCACCTAAAACACAATCATACCTAAGTCTCAAGAGTTGTAATGCACACCATTCACATAAAGCCAGAGTAATAATTTGGATCCTTATACCATCTTTCCTTCATCctactctcccccacccccaactaagTACAGACTAGGGCCATGGCAAAGGCCAAAATCTGGGCCCTTCTGGACCCTGCTGCTCCCTGCTCCACCATTGTACTTCATAATACATACTCCTCTCCCTTCCACCATACCTATATCCCCATTCctcatccccatttcagatgTAAGTCCCATTTATATGTTAGGCACAACATTAGGCTGCATTGATGAGGATACCAGAGAATAGAAGTGGGATGGGGCCAGTTTTGCTTATGTTTGGATGGATcctcacagaatctcagaattggaaggaaactcagagacTCATCTTCAACATACTCTTGAATCATAATCTCACCTCAAATGTGGTGAGCCAGACTTTCCTTAAAGACTCCCAGGTAAGAATAGTCAACTATCTCTCATGGAGGTCCCTTTCACTTTTGTATTGCTCTGATATTTAGTTTTTCCATACACTGAGCCTAAACTTGTTCTTTTAAACCTGGTATTTAAAGAGGACAATCTCCTGTGAAAACAAATTTCCATTGAAAGAGGGACCTTCAACTGTCTTTTATCCAGTTCCACCTTGATTTTGAGAAGGCATACCCATGCCATTACTTCTGGCTCCAGTGTAtgcatttcccccccccccttttttttcctttggtaaaaGTATATAGCTCACAAAAATTCCATACAAAGAGAATACCCTTTGATTCTTTTATTCACAGAGCTGGATAGGGAATTCATCCTCCTTGCTTCCAAACATGTGCACAAGTCCAAACCCAAGACCATACATACCTGAGACTTTCAGCTCCATGTTAGCTTCCTCTTGGTGAACACCATCTTCAATGAGACACATATACCTTCCTGCATCCAAGAATCTCACATCCCAGATTTTCAGAGTAATATTCCCATGTATGATAGCTTCTTTCAACAGTTCTGTCCTCCCTTGATAATTGAGGGCCTGATCTCC
This sequence is a window from Monodelphis domestica isolate mMonDom1 chromosome 3, mMonDom1.pri, whole genome shotgun sequence. Protein-coding genes within it:
- the LOC100016269 gene encoding myelin-oligodendrocyte glycoprotein-like isoform X2 — protein: MEVVWFQSTSIVHVYRNGEDHFGDQALNYQGRTELLKEAIIHGNITLKIWDVRFLDAGRYMCLIEDGVHQEEANMELKVSGGKFESNMLLPKTIWIYIPLWFVPYLVFLILMLFVLASFRRSIPWMVEISGIIILISTLEMEMTIFYLWMQLRCRGVNEDFFIDSLAVP
- the LOC100016269 gene encoding myelin-oligodendrocyte glycoprotein-like isoform X3 translates to MEVVWFQSTSIVHVYRNGEDHFGDQALNYQGRTELLKEAIIHGNITLKIWDVRFLDAGRYMCLIEDGVHQEEANMELKVSGGKFESNMLLPKTIWIYIPLWFVPYLVFLILMLFVLASFRRSIPWMVEISGIIILISTLEMEMTIFYLWMQLRCRVL